One Chromatiaceae bacterium genomic region harbors:
- a CDS encoding phage integrase N-terminal SAM-like domain-containing protein: MQYSIRTEQAYVDWCRRILAFHGEVPTARLGVEEGQRFLNHLAVDRSVPAKLILYKPASLTYPPTILTHRP, encoded by the coding sequence ATGCAGTACTCGATCCGCACCGAGCAGGCGTATGTGGATTGGTGCCGCCGGATTCTGGCCTTCCACGGCGAGGTGCCGACGGCGCGTCTGGGGGTGGAGGAGGGGCAGCGTTTCCTGAACCACCTGGCGGTGGACCGGTCGGTCCCCGCCAAGCTCATTCTTTACAAACCGGCGTCGCTTACCTACCCTCCCACCATCCTAACCCATCGACCCTAG
- a CDS encoding DDE-type integrase/transposase/recombinase codes for MTDNGQEFTDRCCATGERDPTGGHRFDRTCDQHGIDHRRIQPRHPQTNGRVERCNGRISEVLATTPFDAAQRLADTLCRSVRRYHHQIPQRALGHMAPVQARQNWQEKCPGLFKMKVYNLTGLDKYKLSTRLHFID; via the coding sequence CTGACCGATAATGGCCAGGAATTCACCGATCGCTGCTGCGCCACCGGCGAACGCGACCCGACCGGAGGTCATCGCTTCGACCGCACCTGCGATCAACACGGCATCGACCACCGCCGCATCCAGCCCCGCCATCCCCAGACCAACGGCAGGGTCGAGCGCTGCAATGGCCGCATCAGCGAGGTACTGGCGACCACCCCCTTCGATGCGGCCCAGCGCCTGGCGGACACCCTATGCCGCTCTGTACGGCGGTATCATCATCAGATTCCCCAGCGCGCGTTAGGGCACATGGCGCCCGTTCAGGCCCGGCAAAATTGGCAGGAAAAATGCCCGGGATTGTTTAAAATGAAGGTATATAATCTCACGGGGCTGGACAAGTATAAATTATCGACTAGACTGCATTTTATAGACTGA